In Methanoregula formicica SMSP, the DNA window CAGTCCAGCCTGCCTTCTGTGCGCCAAGGCAGGAGATAGACGGGAAGTCGGTATTCACATCGATGAAGGGCATCGGGATACCCTTGATCTCGCCGTTGCGGAAGTTGACCTCGCCAAGACCGCCCATGCAGATCTCGGTGAAGGCCCGCCCTGCCGCATAGCCGCCGCGGACACTTACCCCGCAGTCGACGATGCGGGCGCCGTTATCAAGTTCATGGTAGGCGCAGTTGAATTCTTCGGCCAGATCTGCCAGATTGTCAAAAATTTCCAGTGCCAGTTCGTTAACACTCAGCATAAGAGAAAACCCCTGTAGTACATACTACCAATGGTCTGGAAATAGATAATATTTTTCAAATCTTACACCGTGACGGCAGAAAATGTGGGACCGTGAGGTTCAGGAGAGGTATTCGATGACCTTCGCCGGGTCGTACCGGAGCGTGATGATCCGGGTCCTGCCCTTCCCCTCGCGGTACTGGAGGTTGATAAGCCGCATTGCATCCAGTTTCTTAACAACCTCGTAGAACCGCGTATAGCCGATGGGAACGTTCTCCTTGAAGGATTTATACACATCCCCGGCATTCATCTCATGCTCCTTGTTGCTCCGCTCCGCGATCAGTTTCAGGATCTCCCGCTCTTCACCCTTGAGCGTCTTCGTCGTAAAGGCAAGGTGAAGATACTTGGATATCTCGTACGCACCGCAGATATCGTCCCGCTCGATGCTCCGCCGCGCCGCTCGTTCTGCCGAGAGCGTTGCACGCTTGAGGAGGTCGATACCGACTCGCAGGTCACCGCTCTTCAAGGTCTGGCTGACGACAAGGTCCAGCAGTTCCTCGGAAAGGACGCCCGAGAAGAGGCCCTGCATCACGCGGGCCTTCATGATCTCCCGCACTTCGGCATCACCGTAGGGAGCGAAGTAGATCTCCGTGGGCCGGAATACCGAGGCAACCCGGGCATCCACAGCACGACTGAGGTCCACATCCATGTCGCTGATGATGACAATGACACCGATGCGGGTCCCTTCATAGGTCTCGTGCGAGCGGAGCAGGGTGTAGAGAACCTTGTTGATCTCGTTCTCGTACAGGAGGTAGTTTGCATCGTCGAGAGCAACCAGCAGGACGATCTCTTCTTTTGCGATATGGCGGGCCACAGCATCGAAGACCTGCTTGAACGAGGTGCCGGAAGAAGGGGGGAGGTGGCCGATGAGTTTTTTGTAGATCTGGGAGATGATGGCGAACTTGGTATTGTCGATCTGGCAGTTGATGTAGACCGGCACCAGTTTCTTTGTCGTCTCCTCGATCTCCTGGAAGAGCTTCCTTATACTCGTGGTCTTCCCGGTACCGGGAAGACCCTTGCAGACGCTGTTCATCGGCCTGCCACCACGGAGGCCGGGCTTGATCTGGAACGCCAGCTCGCGCATCTGGTCGTCGCGGAACTCGAACTGCTCGGGAACATAATCGATCTCCAGCACCTCGGGGTCCCGGAACAGCGTCTCGTCCCACATCAGCAGGTTCTTCTTCATCTCTCTACACCTCTACGCAATCGGTATTAACTGCATTGATTATTGTCCCTGGCAAAAACAAAAGTTTCGTGAATGGACTGTCTCGATCATGGACATACTGCATCTCCCGCATCCGGGTC includes these proteins:
- a CDS encoding ORC1-type DNA replication protein — translated: MKKNLLMWDETLFRDPEVLEIDYVPEQFEFRDDQMRELAFQIKPGLRGGRPMNSVCKGLPGTGKTTSIRKLFQEIEETTKKLVPVYINCQIDNTKFAIISQIYKKLIGHLPPSSGTSFKQVFDAVARHIAKEEIVLLVALDDANYLLYENEINKVLYTLLRSHETYEGTRIGVIVIISDMDVDLSRAVDARVASVFRPTEIYFAPYGDAEVREIMKARVMQGLFSGVLSEELLDLVVSQTLKSGDLRVGIDLLKRATLSAERAARRSIERDDICGAYEISKYLHLAFTTKTLKGEEREILKLIAERSNKEHEMNAGDVYKSFKENVPIGYTRFYEVVKKLDAMRLINLQYREGKGRTRIITLRYDPAKVIEYLS